In one window of Dissulfuribacter thermophilus DNA:
- a CDS encoding AIR synthase-related protein yields MAIRLEVALREDLRDALGEKVLKGCRNDLGFSSIRGCRTIKVYLIDIDIPKEDLPALVESAFSDPVTTRYAIDSPLAQGLKFSWNWLIEVGFRPGVTDNEGRVAKEAIENFLNRPLGKDEAVYTAKAYLFDGDISKEDAEKISRDLLANELIERSIVVSKDEYLTLFNSSQNPFYFIPKVTGDSKVIVEEFDLSSMSDEALLSLSSSRVLALNLKEMHTIRDYFLRKDVIEERKKVGLSEKITDVELEALAQTWSEHCKHKIFNAKIHYDDGSGKEKVIDSLFDTYIRGATQKIRDEKGEKDFCLSVFKDNAGVISLNDSYGVAFKVETHNSPSALDPYGGALTGIVGVNRDPFGTGLGAQLVFNTDIFCFGPPDYDKPLPKGLLHPKRIFEGVREGVEHGGNQSGIPTVNGSIVFDERYVGKPLVFCGTGGIIPKEICNRKGYEKKARPGDAIVMCGGRIGKDGIHGATFSSEELHEGSPATAVQIGDPITQKKMTDFLLRARDLCLYNSITDNGAGGLSSSVGEMAQEAGGFELHLDKAPLKYAGLQPWEILLSEAQERMTVAVPQEKLDEFLALSEKMGVESTVLGRFTDTGKFHCLYNGKTIAYLDLDFVHNGVPQLELVAKWNQPNHDEPDFEEPQDLGKELKNLLSSYNICSKEYVVRQYDHEVQGGSVVKPLTGAMDDGPSDAAVLRPDLDSFEGLVVSHGICPRYSDIDTYHMACCAVDEAVRNAVSVGAELDLMAGLDNFCWCDPVQSEKTPDGHYKLAQLVRANQGLYDITTIYGVPCISGKDSMKNDAIIGGVKISIPPTLLFSVISRIGDVRLAVTLDAKRPGDLVYVLGATYPELGASEYYATKGIIGNTIPKVRFDEAKRRYMALTTAIKQGLVASCHDCSDGGLGVCLAETAFSGDLGMKINLDEVPKSDVSRLDTLLFSESQSRFVVTIRPEHKEAFERIMENSGPIACVGEITEEKVLEMKFNEKTVMKENIIDLKQAWKSPLDY; encoded by the coding sequence ATGGCAATAAGATTAGAAGTTGCATTGCGTGAAGATTTAAGGGATGCACTTGGCGAAAAGGTCCTAAAAGGATGCAGGAACGACCTTGGATTCAGCTCAATCAGGGGCTGTAGGACTATAAAGGTGTATCTAATAGATATTGACATTCCAAAGGAAGATCTGCCAGCACTTGTAGAAAGTGCCTTTTCTGACCCTGTGACTACCAGATACGCAATAGATAGCCCCTTGGCACAGGGACTCAAATTTTCTTGGAACTGGCTGATTGAAGTAGGATTTAGGCCAGGTGTTACTGACAACGAGGGTAGGGTAGCAAAAGAGGCAATTGAGAACTTTTTGAATCGTCCTCTGGGAAAAGACGAGGCAGTCTATACTGCAAAGGCATATTTGTTTGATGGGGATATTTCCAAGGAAGATGCAGAGAAAATCTCCAGAGACCTTTTGGCCAATGAGCTGATAGAAAGATCAATAGTGGTATCAAAAGATGAGTACCTGACACTTTTTAACTCTTCTCAGAACCCATTCTACTTTATCCCAAAGGTAACTGGAGATTCAAAGGTCATTGTAGAGGAATTTGATTTGTCTTCCATGAGCGACGAAGCGCTATTGTCTCTTTCTTCGTCCAGGGTACTTGCACTGAATCTAAAAGAAATGCACACCATCAGGGACTATTTCCTACGCAAGGACGTCATTGAAGAGAGGAAAAAAGTAGGACTTTCGGAAAAGATCACTGACGTCGAGCTAGAGGCTCTTGCACAGACCTGGTCTGAGCACTGTAAGCACAAGATCTTCAATGCAAAGATCCATTATGACGATGGCTCTGGCAAAGAAAAAGTAATAGATAGTCTTTTCGATACCTACATAAGAGGGGCGACACAGAAGATAAGAGACGAAAAAGGCGAAAAAGATTTTTGTCTGTCTGTTTTCAAAGACAATGCCGGGGTCATATCCTTGAATGATTCCTATGGAGTCGCCTTCAAGGTAGAGACCCACAACAGTCCATCTGCTCTGGATCCATATGGCGGAGCGCTAACCGGCATTGTAGGAGTTAACCGTGACCCCTTTGGAACCGGGCTAGGTGCCCAACTCGTGTTCAACACGGATATCTTCTGTTTTGGTCCCCCTGATTACGATAAGCCGCTTCCCAAAGGTCTATTACACCCCAAGAGGATCTTTGAAGGAGTAAGAGAAGGTGTTGAGCATGGTGGCAATCAGTCGGGAATTCCAACAGTAAACGGCTCGATAGTGTTCGATGAAAGATATGTGGGTAAGCCCCTGGTATTCTGTGGTACAGGAGGAATCATTCCAAAGGAGATATGTAATAGAAAAGGATACGAAAAAAAGGCTCGTCCAGGAGATGCCATTGTAATGTGCGGTGGAAGGATTGGAAAAGACGGCATCCACGGGGCCACATTTTCCTCAGAAGAACTCCATGAAGGTTCTCCTGCAACTGCCGTGCAAATAGGGGACCCAATTACCCAAAAGAAAATGACAGACTTCTTGTTGAGAGCGAGAGACCTCTGTCTCTATAATTCCATTACAGACAACGGGGCAGGGGGACTTTCCTCTTCAGTTGGAGAGATGGCCCAGGAGGCCGGTGGATTTGAGCTACATCTTGACAAGGCGCCTCTCAAGTATGCAGGGCTCCAACCCTGGGAAATACTCCTTTCAGAGGCCCAGGAGAGGATGACTGTTGCAGTGCCACAGGAAAAGCTAGACGAATTCTTGGCGCTGTCTGAAAAGATGGGGGTGGAGTCTACTGTCCTGGGTAGATTTACAGATACTGGAAAGTTCCACTGTCTTTACAATGGAAAGACTATTGCCTACCTTGACCTGGATTTTGTCCACAATGGTGTGCCTCAATTAGAGCTTGTGGCCAAATGGAATCAGCCAAATCATGATGAACCGGATTTTGAAGAGCCACAAGACCTTGGCAAAGAATTAAAAAATCTCCTTTCCAGCTACAATATATGCAGTAAAGAGTATGTGGTGCGCCAATATGACCATGAAGTCCAGGGAGGGAGCGTGGTAAAGCCCCTAACTGGTGCCATGGACGATGGTCCAAGCGATGCCGCAGTGCTACGGCCGGATCTCGACTCTTTTGAAGGCCTGGTGGTGTCCCATGGAATCTGCCCACGATACAGCGACATAGATACCTATCACATGGCATGTTGCGCCGTGGATGAGGCTGTGAGAAATGCAGTGAGTGTCGGTGCTGAACTGGATCTCATGGCAGGCCTCGATAACTTTTGCTGGTGTGACCCGGTCCAATCTGAAAAGACTCCAGACGGACACTATAAGCTTGCCCAACTCGTTAGGGCCAATCAGGGCCTATATGACATCACCACCATCTATGGAGTTCCATGCATATCCGGAAAAGACAGTATGAAGAACGACGCCATTATTGGAGGTGTGAAGATTTCCATACCTCCCACTCTGCTTTTCTCTGTTATAAGCAGGATAGGGGATGTGCGTTTAGCTGTTACCCTTGATGCGAAAAGGCCTGGGGACCTGGTTTACGTCCTTGGGGCCACATATCCAGAGCTCGGTGCCTCTGAATACTATGCCACCAAAGGGATAATAGGAAATACCATTCCAAAGGTGCGATTCGATGAGGCAAAGAGGCGCTATATGGCGCTAACCACTGCCATCAAACAGGGCCTTGTGGCCTCTTGCCATGACTGTTCAGATGGTGGCCTAGGGGTATGCCTGGCAGAGACTGCCTTTAGTGGGGATCTTGGAATGAAAATAAACCTCGATGAGGTCCCAAAGTCAGATGTGTCTCGTCTGGACACCCTATTGTTCAGTGAGTCTCAGAGCCGTTTTGTAGTAACCATAAGGCCTGAGCACAAAGAGGCCTTTGAAAGGATCATGGAAAACTCTGGTCCAATTGCCTGTGTAGGCGAGATAACCGAAGAAAAGGTACTTGAAATGAAATTCAATGAAAAAACAGTGATGAAAGAGAACATAATAGATTTAAAGCAGGCTTGGAAAAGCCCACTTGATTATTAA
- a CDS encoding LptF/LptG family permease, translating to MLVYKLILKGFIFPFGIALFSVLSILLLGRIVPLMDYFVRAGASFGELLSTSLLFLPVFLQFALPMAGLFGLLACFIKLTQLSEIMGIFAVGVSPSRILYPSFLISLVLFLTSLLISCILIPNAKMNAKLFIKEIGQKRLIRGIPEGRFFELSKGLVLFTNKNKNQGKKLKGVFIWDNREQKTPLMIYAKRGTITEADDTHSIILSLKDGILNTATKGLYNADILSFDEYSIKIGFEGSSYRKNRGEMGIHELMDNIKSRDTTSQKRRKYVSELIRRFTLPFGTLFLCLLAPPLGIFFGRSGLSTGVALGITAFLGYYLLTTLCTNMFETAAINNATILLLPNLITAILSFMAWRTLFKRGPISLI from the coding sequence GTGCTGGTTTACAAACTCATATTAAAAGGATTCATATTCCCATTTGGGATCGCACTTTTTTCGGTGCTATCCATCCTGTTGCTAGGAAGGATTGTACCACTGATGGATTATTTTGTCAGGGCTGGTGCATCCTTTGGAGAGCTCTTGAGCACCTCCCTTTTGTTTCTTCCCGTCTTTTTACAATTCGCCCTTCCCATGGCAGGGCTTTTCGGGCTCTTGGCATGTTTTATTAAATTGACGCAACTATCGGAAATAATGGGCATATTTGCCGTTGGTGTAAGCCCTTCAAGGATCTTGTATCCATCTTTTTTGATCTCGCTTGTACTATTTTTAACCTCGCTCCTAATATCGTGTATCCTTATTCCAAATGCCAAAATGAATGCAAAATTATTTATAAAGGAAATCGGCCAAAAACGACTTATCAGAGGCATCCCTGAAGGACGTTTCTTTGAACTGTCAAAGGGACTGGTGCTTTTTACTAACAAGAATAAAAATCAGGGCAAAAAATTAAAAGGAGTATTTATCTGGGATAATAGAGAGCAAAAAACACCATTGATGATATATGCGAAAAGAGGAACAATTACTGAAGCCGATGATACCCACTCTATTATTCTGAGCCTAAAGGATGGAATACTCAATACCGCAACCAAGGGGCTTTATAATGCAGATATACTCTCGTTTGACGAATACTCAATCAAGATTGGATTTGAGGGTTCGAGCTATCGAAAAAACAGAGGGGAAATGGGCATCCATGAATTAATGGATAACATCAAATCAAGAGACACAACTTCTCAAAAGAGACGCAAATATGTCTCAGAACTCATTAGGCGCTTTACTTTGCCTTTTGGAACGTTATTTCTGTGCTTACTTGCCCCTCCATTGGGAATATTCTTTGGCCGCTCAGGGCTTTCTACTGGAGTCGCTTTGGGTATCACCGCCTTTCTCGGATATTATCTCTTGACCACACTTTGCACAAACATGTTTGAAACAGCGGCTATTAATAACGCTACAATACTCCTCTTACCCAATTTGATTACAGCGATACTCTCATTTATGGCATGGAGGACCTTATTTAAAAGGGGACCGATATCTTTAATATGA
- a CDS encoding LptF/LptG family permease, producing MKLLKKYILKAYFQFFGLVLLSLSGVYIIVEVFEKMDEFIEQDVSIFNTTAYFIMRIPQILFDLFPMSILLAGVLYLSLLIRNKEYVAMRAVGISPGKIIGVPVVASLALCVVVVLFQGFIVGSANHKAMAIWNQEVEKIPSFGSSTGTYFFRGKGSIWAFEKMIGEKGFNTVNVILFEDDYSCKRVIRAQTARFAGKHWEFFNGIAEDCSNKQLIDAQPFKQMKLFLEDKPGDFSRMSLKPKAMGIFELASTIIALREIGIRDKEMEAVFWNRLFYPFFGVTLLLLGLRTMVLTEGGGIGLGIVIGLTLSFSGWALWNLFCSWGETGRISPVLPPIILIVGFFMLSYSIEQIYERMSRSRGLPGTLKG from the coding sequence ATGAAGCTATTAAAAAAGTACATTTTAAAGGCTTATTTCCAGTTCTTTGGTTTGGTCTTGCTCTCCCTTTCAGGAGTGTACATTATCGTAGAAGTTTTTGAAAAAATGGACGAATTCATAGAGCAAGACGTATCAATCTTCAATACAACCGCATATTTTATCATGCGGATTCCACAGATACTCTTTGACCTCTTTCCAATGTCAATCCTATTAGCTGGAGTCTTATACCTGTCTCTGCTCATTCGTAACAAAGAATATGTTGCCATGAGAGCAGTTGGTATATCGCCCGGTAAAATAATTGGCGTACCCGTAGTAGCGAGTTTGGCATTGTGTGTCGTGGTGGTTTTGTTTCAAGGTTTCATCGTTGGCAGCGCAAATCACAAGGCAATGGCAATTTGGAATCAGGAAGTGGAAAAGATCCCTTCTTTTGGCTCTAGTACTGGTACGTATTTTTTCAGGGGAAAGGGAAGCATTTGGGCCTTTGAAAAAATGATAGGAGAAAAGGGATTTAATACTGTAAATGTTATCTTATTCGAGGACGATTATTCATGCAAAAGGGTTATCAGGGCACAAACTGCCCGTTTTGCAGGAAAACACTGGGAATTCTTTAACGGAATAGCTGAAGACTGTAGTAACAAACAGCTCATAGATGCCCAGCCCTTCAAGCAGATGAAATTATTCTTAGAAGATAAGCCTGGAGACTTTTCAAGGATGTCTCTAAAACCAAAGGCAATGGGCATATTTGAACTTGCTTCCACCATAATCGCATTAAGAGAGATTGGGATTCGAGATAAGGAGATGGAGGCAGTATTTTGGAACAGGCTGTTTTATCCCTTTTTTGGTGTGACTTTACTCTTACTTGGACTTAGGACCATGGTCCTGACCGAAGGAGGTGGCATTGGTCTGGGCATAGTCATAGGGCTAACTCTCTCGTTTTCGGGCTGGGCCCTCTGGAATCTATTTTGTAGTTGGGGAGAAACAGGGAGAATAAGCCCAGTGCTTCCGCCTATTATTCTGATAGTCGGCTTTTTCATGCTGAGTTACTCTATTGAACAGATTTATGAGCGTATGAGCCGTAGTCGCGGATTGCCCGGCACTCTAAAGGGATAG
- the nth gene encoding endonuclease III codes for MRGDAPKASYVNEILSRLEKAYPNAKIALNFSSPYELLVAVVLSAQCTDKRVNEVTPQVFKKLPTPEAMANAPIEEIEELIRPTGFFRNKAKNLKRACQMIIEKFDGKVPKTMEEILTLPGVARKTANCVLYNAYGEVTGIPVDTHVKRLSKRLGLTKNDNPDKIERDLMAIIPKEKWGPFSYELIEHGRAICKARKPRCEKCVLNDICPSAFNF; via the coding sequence ATGAGAGGCGATGCTCCAAAAGCTTCATACGTTAACGAAATTTTATCACGGCTTGAAAAGGCCTACCCCAATGCCAAGATTGCCTTGAATTTTTCATCACCTTATGAGCTCCTTGTGGCAGTGGTACTGAGTGCACAGTGTACAGATAAAAGGGTCAATGAGGTTACTCCACAGGTCTTTAAAAAACTCCCGACCCCGGAAGCCATGGCTAATGCCCCAATCGAGGAAATTGAGGAACTCATTAGACCAACTGGATTTTTTAGAAATAAGGCCAAAAATCTAAAGAGGGCATGCCAGATGATCATTGAAAAATTCGATGGAAAGGTCCCAAAGACCATGGAGGAAATACTCACTCTGCCCGGTGTTGCTCGAAAGACGGCAAACTGCGTTCTATATAACGCCTATGGAGAAGTGACTGGCATCCCTGTGGATACCCACGTTAAAAGGCTTTCCAAACGCCTTGGCCTTACTAAAAATGACAATCCAGACAAAATAGAAAGGGATCTTATGGCCATTATACCAAAGGAAAAATGGGGCCCATTTTCCTATGAATTGATCGAACACGGAAGGGCGATTTGCAAGGCAAGAAAGCCCAGGTGCGAAAAATGCGTATTAAATGATATATGCCCCAGTGCTTTTAATTTTTAA